In one Heteronotia binoei isolate CCM8104 ecotype False Entrance Well chromosome 1, APGP_CSIRO_Hbin_v1, whole genome shotgun sequence genomic region, the following are encoded:
- the MAP1LC3C gene encoding microtubule-associated proteins 1A/1B light chain 3C, producing MQQGKMHPMHTYQSIRPFKQRKSFASRMEEVTGIREKFPTKVPVIVERYQRERYLPLLDKTKFLVPQELTMTQFVTIIRGRMGLGSTQAFYLLVNNKTLASMSLTLAEIYQDYKDEDGFVYMTYASQEMFGYHLAADKGKSNECLQKT from the exons atGCAGCAGGGGAAAATGCATCCGATGCATACGTACCAATCCATCAGACCTTTCAAACAAAGAAAGAGTTTTG CAAGCAGGATGGAAGAAGTTACAGGCATTCGGGAAAAATTTCCCACAAAAGTCCCT GTAATTGTTGAAAGATATCAGAGAGAAAGGTACCTTCCACTGCTAGACAAAACAAAATTTCTTGTACCTCAAGAGCTGACCATGACACAGTTTGTAACCATTATTAG GGGCAGGATGGGATTGGGTTCTACGCAAGCTTTCTATCTGCTAGTGAACAACAAGACTTTAGCCAGTATGTCTTTGACTCTGGCTGAAATATACCAGGATTACAAAGATGAAGATGGATTTGTATACATGACTTATGCTTCCCAGGAAATGTTTGGATACCACTTGGCCGCTGATAAAGGGAAATCTAATGAATGTCTCCAGAAAACATAA